A part of Desulfobacter sp. genomic DNA contains:
- a CDS encoding dihydroorotate dehydrogenase electron transfer subunit, with product MITDLRPVMVTVADKEVHSDSFATLFFDFAIDFKPGQFIMAWIPGVDEKPYTISHHSPQRFAITVEAKGRFSKKAVALEKGDKIGIRGPFGNGFTISDKPNIAVVAGGCGMAPLAPLVDALEASRNREIILIHGARSKEFLLYPERFSTHRRICTDDGTQGHRGFVTELLEQEILARDILAGEDNDTPALDMVYTCGPEIMMAKVFAICEAHSIPCQVSLERYMRCGFGVCGACVCSDRVVCKDGPVFGSQTLREMEDFNTTALLKSGKPVPLNEYASWRCQ from the coding sequence ATGATTACAGATTTAAGGCCGGTCATGGTCACCGTGGCGGACAAGGAGGTCCACAGCGACAGCTTTGCCACCCTGTTCTTTGATTTCGCCATTGATTTCAAGCCCGGACAGTTCATCATGGCCTGGATCCCCGGGGTGGATGAAAAGCCGTATACCATCTCCCATCACAGCCCACAGCGGTTTGCCATCACCGTTGAGGCCAAGGGCCGGTTCTCCAAAAAAGCCGTCGCCCTGGAAAAGGGGGATAAAATCGGCATCCGGGGTCCCTTCGGCAACGGGTTCACCATCAGTGACAAACCCAATATCGCCGTGGTGGCCGGCGGCTGCGGCATGGCCCCCCTGGCCCCCCTTGTAGACGCCCTGGAAGCCTCCCGAAACAGGGAAATCATCCTCATCCACGGGGCACGGTCAAAGGAATTCCTCCTTTACCCCGAGCGGTTCTCCACCCACCGCCGCATCTGCACCGACGACGGCACCCAAGGCCACAGGGGATTTGTAACCGAGCTTCTGGAACAGGAAATCCTCGCCCGGGACATCCTGGCCGGAGAAGACAACGACACCCCGGCACTGGACATGGTCTATACCTGCGGCCCTGAGATCATGATGGCCAAGGTGTTTGCCATCTGCGAGGCCCACAGCATCCCCTGCCAGGTCTCTTTGGAACGATACATGCGCTGCGGCTTCGGGGTCTGCGGGGCCTGCGTCTGCAGCGACCGGGTGGTCTGCAAGGACGGTCCGGTGTTCGGTTCCCAAACCTTAAGGGAAATGGAAGACTTCAACACCACCGCCCTTTTGAAATCCGGTAAACCCGTCCCCTTAAACGAATATGCATCCTGGAGATGCCAGTAG
- a CDS encoding methylenetetrahydrofolate reductase, giving the protein MSFILSDPGEFKITIEVVPPAGHDIKPLLEKIQPVARLNFHGFSVASNPVARPRMSAMAFSHLLRKETGKPAILHFTVRDHNRLGLQAELWGARALGIDTIIAVTGDPSGKKRAHPAAGVNDLSVFEMIALGRASGVCTGAVLDWRPEVNGMDHECRRIEKKVAAGARFIVTQPVYDEDTALELKKGLAHIRVPVIMGILPLISIKHAVFLHEKVDGIAVPSSLRQQMTQGDSPMETGIQNSRQMLDLARRHFAGACVMPPFDRFDILNQIL; this is encoded by the coding sequence ATGTCTTTTATCCTGTCCGATCCCGGCGAATTTAAAATAACCATCGAAGTCGTGCCCCCCGCCGGCCATGACATAAAGCCTCTCTTGGAAAAAATACAGCCGGTGGCCCGCCTTAATTTCCATGGATTCAGCGTGGCATCCAACCCGGTGGCCCGGCCCAGAATGTCGGCAATGGCATTTTCACACCTCCTCCGGAAGGAAACCGGAAAGCCGGCCATCCTCCATTTCACGGTCAGGGACCACAACCGGCTGGGGCTCCAGGCGGAACTCTGGGGTGCCCGGGCCCTTGGGATCGACACCATCATCGCCGTGACCGGAGACCCGTCGGGGAAAAAAAGGGCCCACCCGGCAGCGGGGGTTAACGATCTCTCCGTTTTTGAAATGATTGCCCTGGGACGGGCCTCCGGGGTATGCACCGGTGCCGTGCTGGACTGGCGGCCGGAGGTGAACGGGATGGATCACGAATGCCGCCGCATTGAAAAAAAAGTGGCCGCCGGCGCCCGGTTCATCGTTACCCAGCCGGTATACGACGAGGATACGGCCCTTGAACTGAAAAAGGGGCTGGCCCATATCCGGGTCCCCGTCATCATGGGCATCCTGCCGCTGATTTCGATTAAACATGCGGTTTTCCTCCACGAAAAAGTGGACGGTATCGCCGTTCCGTCGTCCCTGCGGCAACAAATGACCCAGGGGGATTCCCCCATGGAAACGGGCATCCAGAACAGCCGCCAGATGCTGGATCTGGCCCGCCGGCATTTCGCCGGAGCCTGCGTCATGCCGCCCTTTGACCGGTTTGACATTCTAAATCAAATCCTTTAA
- a CDS encoding carbon-nitrogen hydrolase family protein codes for MKIAALQFSISPNLFDNFQKIKNAIIEAAARDSRLLITQEAALCGYPPIEIPSVDRIDFKAQQKLIAEIIELAARHNIFIALGLIRKDNGALFNSIMLITPDGSYTYYDKRALWGWDLENYMPGENQKGIIEIDGIRIGFRLCFEIRFPEYFRELYAHKVDIAAISFCEVSKKQNTNRLAVMKSHLITRAIENAVTVISVNGTTFYQTAPTCVVNPDGVIETQAPLDAESILYYDFVKPEPGFGRKGRIFYSNKLVGG; via the coding sequence ATGAAAATCGCAGCATTACAATTTAGTATCTCGCCTAATCTTTTTGACAATTTTCAAAAAATCAAAAATGCCATAATCGAAGCAGCCGCCCGGGATTCCAGACTGCTGATCACCCAGGAAGCCGCTCTTTGCGGATATCCGCCAATTGAAATCCCGTCTGTGGACCGCATTGATTTTAAAGCACAACAAAAACTAATTGCTGAAATCATTGAACTTGCCGCCCGGCATAATATCTTCATTGCATTGGGATTGATCCGGAAGGACAATGGCGCCCTGTTCAATTCAATAATGCTGATCACACCGGATGGCTCGTATACCTATTATGACAAGCGGGCGTTGTGGGGGTGGGACCTTGAAAATTATATGCCCGGAGAAAATCAAAAGGGCATCATTGAAATCGACGGGATTCGAATCGGATTCCGCCTTTGCTTTGAGATTCGATTTCCGGAGTATTTCCGTGAATTGTATGCCCATAAGGTTGATATCGCGGCCATCAGCTTTTGCGAGGTGAGCAAAAAACAAAATACAAACCGATTGGCCGTTATGAAGTCCCACTTGATCACAAGGGCCATCGAAAACGCTGTGACTGTTATTTCAGTAAACGGCACGACATTTTATCAGACTGCACCAACCTGCGTGGTTAATCCGGATGGCGTTATTGAAACCCAAGCCCCCCTGGATGCGGAATCAATATTATATTACGATTTTGTAAAACCCGAACCGGGTTTCGGCAGGAAAGGAAGAATCTTCTATTCCAATAAATTGGTGGGGGGGTGA
- a CDS encoding FMN-binding protein, which yields MSDPSNDKPSRLKVILFAAGLSLVCSLLITAAASGLKKYQQENIALDKKVNLLRAASLVPPGEKPAKEEINALYTGRIREVIVDRGGKVIQTDTPNSMHLYFVRGQDDPQKIDGYILPINTRGLWGKIQGYLAFENDGQTVSGFSVFSHSETPGLGGEIESAWFQKNFKGKKILNAQDKFVSVGIAKGKAENLPENLQEHYVDGISGATLTGKYLSEGIKSTLEKYEGVSITFRQKDLKTKPPEGIETGAQTTE from the coding sequence ATGTCTGACCCAAGTAACGATAAGCCAAGCAGGTTAAAGGTCATTCTGTTTGCCGCAGGGCTTTCCCTGGTCTGCAGCCTGCTCATCACGGCGGCGGCCTCGGGGCTGAAAAAATACCAGCAGGAGAATATTGCCCTGGATAAAAAGGTCAACCTGCTGCGGGCCGCAAGCCTTGTACCCCCGGGGGAAAAGCCGGCCAAAGAAGAAATAAACGCCCTATACACCGGCCGGATCCGGGAGGTGATTGTGGACCGGGGAGGAAAGGTGATTCAAACCGACACCCCCAACAGCATGCACCTTTACTTTGTCCGGGGACAGGACGATCCCCAGAAAATTGACGGTTATATCCTGCCCATCAACACCCGCGGCCTCTGGGGCAAAATCCAGGGGTATCTGGCCTTTGAAAACGACGGGCAGACCGTCTCGGGATTTTCCGTGTTCAGCCACTCGGAAACCCCGGGCCTGGGCGGGGAAATCGAAAGCGCATGGTTCCAGAAAAACTTTAAGGGCAAAAAAATCCTCAACGCCCAGGATAAATTCGTATCCGTGGGCATTGCCAAGGGAAAAGCCGAGAACCTGCCCGAAAATCTTCAGGAGCACTATGTGGACGGCATATCCGGAGCCACCCTCACCGGCAAATACCTCAGCGAAGGCATTAAATCCACCCTGGAAAAATACGAAGGGGTCTCCATCACCTTCAGGCAGAAGGACCTGAAAACCAAACCGCCAGAGGGCATTGAGACCGGCGCCCAAACAACTGAATAA
- the nqrE gene encoding NADH:ubiquinone reductase (Na(+)-transporting) subunit E has protein sequence MGDLFSLFINSVFIGNILLAYFLGMCSFIAVSKNIDTAAGLGFAVIFVLTVTSPVNWLIYHGLLAPGALSWLGFPDMDLSFLKYITFIAVIAAMVQAVEMVIDRYSPLLYATLGVFLPLIAVNCAILGTSLFMVERNYTFIESVVFGAGSGTGWMLAIVSMAAIRKKARYSDVPLGLQGFGFTMIIAGLMAMTFMMFSGITL, from the coding sequence ATGGGTGATCTCTTCAGTCTCTTTATCAATTCCGTATTCATCGGCAATATCCTCCTGGCCTACTTTCTGGGGATGTGCTCATTCATTGCCGTATCCAAAAACATCGACACCGCCGCGGGCCTGGGCTTTGCAGTCATCTTTGTCCTCACGGTAACCAGTCCGGTCAACTGGCTGATCTACCACGGACTGCTGGCCCCCGGCGCCCTGTCCTGGCTGGGCTTTCCGGACATGGACTTAAGCTTTCTAAAGTACATCACCTTCATTGCGGTTATCGCCGCCATGGTCCAGGCCGTGGAAATGGTCATCGACCGCTACTCCCCGCTGCTTTACGCCACCCTGGGGGTCTTCCTGCCGCTCATCGCCGTCAACTGCGCCATCCTGGGCACCTCGCTGTTCATGGTGGAACGGAACTACACCTTTATTGAATCCGTGGTATTCGGCGCCGGGTCCGGCACCGGCTGGATGCTGGCCATTGTCTCCATGGCCGCCATCCGTAAAAAAGCAAGGTATTCAGATGTGCCCCTGGGCCTCCAGGGCTTCGGCTTTACCATGATCATCGCCGGGCTCATGGCCATGACCTTTATGATGTTCTCAGGCATTACCCTTTAG
- a CDS encoding NADH:ubiquinone reductase (Na(+)-transporting) subunit D: MFALKSKEDYTEILVKGIWKENPVAYQVLGICSALAVTVKMSTALVMAIALTVVTACSSFLISLMRRHIPSNIRIIVELAVIASLVIVTDEVLKAFLYDVSKQLSIFVGLIITNCIVLGRAEAFALANDPVDSFVDGIANGLGYGMILVLVAFLRELLGSGKFFGLPVIPQFVYDLGFQNMGLMVLAPGAFFIIGLLVWLKNSLPGISSEKRS, translated from the coding sequence ATGTTTGCACTCAAATCAAAAGAAGATTATACGGAAATCCTGGTAAAGGGGATCTGGAAGGAAAACCCCGTGGCCTACCAGGTCCTGGGGATCTGCTCGGCCCTGGCCGTCACGGTGAAGATGTCCACAGCCCTGGTCATGGCCATCGCGCTGACCGTGGTCACGGCCTGCTCATCTTTTCTTATTTCACTGATGCGCAGGCATATCCCCTCCAACATAAGAATCATCGTGGAACTGGCCGTCATCGCCTCCCTGGTTATTGTCACCGACGAGGTCCTCAAGGCCTTTCTCTACGATGTATCAAAACAGCTTTCCATCTTTGTGGGACTGATCATCACCAATTGTATCGTTCTGGGCCGGGCCGAGGCCTTTGCCCTGGCCAACGATCCTGTCGACTCCTTTGTGGACGGCATTGCCAACGGCCTGGGATACGGCATGATCCTGGTGCTGGTGGCCTTTTTGCGGGAGCTTCTGGGGTCGGGTAAGTTCTTCGGACTCCCCGTAATACCGCAATTTGTATACGACCTGGGCTTCCAGAACATGGGGCTGATGGTCCTGGCGCCCGGCGCCTTTTTCATCATCGGCCTGCTGGTCTGGCTGAAAAATTCCCTGCCCGGTATTTCCAGCGAAAAAAGGAGTTAA
- a CDS encoding NADH:ubiquinone reductase (Na(+)-transporting) subunit B, translating to MKNPIKKLFDDSAHLFTGDGKYKKYEPVWDATKTFFFLPSPKTGVMPFIRDSLDLKRYMSFVILALLPVTLFGIYNTGFQSGRAAGEAYSILKCFMVGAWYVLPMIIVSYGVGFIWEFIFAVFRRHKISEGFLVTGLLFPLTLPPTIPLWQVALGISFGVVIGKEVFGGTGRNILNPALTARAFVFFSYPVSMSGDIWIAGKTMVDGITGATALSVTGFEGQAIGSALSEAGYPLSSLFYGLIPGSVGETSALCCLIGAAILMVTRIANYRIIIGGITGVIATSILIWLIPGGTETWANAGPLYHLFAGGFLFGISFMATDPVSAPGTNPGRWIFGFLIGFLTVVIRVANPAFMEGAMLAILFMNVFAPLLDHLVIKYKTSKRIPNV from the coding sequence ATGAAAAACCCCATAAAAAAACTATTTGACGACAGCGCGCATCTGTTTACCGGGGACGGCAAGTACAAAAAATACGAACCCGTATGGGATGCCACCAAAACCTTTTTCTTCCTGCCCTCCCCCAAAACGGGGGTCATGCCCTTTATCCGGGACAGCCTGGACCTGAAACGGTATATGAGCTTTGTCATCCTGGCCCTGCTGCCGGTGACCCTGTTCGGGATTTACAATACCGGCTTTCAGTCCGGCAGGGCCGCAGGCGAGGCTTACTCCATTTTGAAATGCTTCATGGTGGGGGCCTGGTATGTGCTTCCCATGATCATCGTCTCCTACGGGGTGGGGTTTATCTGGGAATTTATTTTTGCCGTATTCCGGCGGCACAAAATTTCCGAAGGGTTCCTGGTCACAGGCCTGCTTTTCCCCTTAACCCTGCCCCCCACCATCCCCCTGTGGCAGGTGGCCTTAGGCATTTCCTTCGGGGTGGTCATCGGCAAGGAGGTTTTCGGGGGCACCGGCCGGAATATCCTGAACCCGGCGCTCACGGCCCGGGCCTTTGTTTTCTTCTCCTACCCGGTCTCCATGTCCGGGGATATCTGGATCGCCGGCAAAACCATGGTGGACGGGATCACAGGTGCCACGGCCCTCTCCGTCACCGGTTTTGAGGGCCAGGCCATCGGTTCTGCCCTGTCAGAGGCCGGATACCCGCTATCATCCCTGTTCTACGGCCTTATACCGGGGAGTGTGGGGGAGACCTCGGCCCTGTGCTGCCTCATTGGCGCGGCCATTCTCATGGTCACCCGCATTGCCAATTACCGGATCATCATCGGCGGCATCACCGGCGTGATCGCCACCAGCATCCTGATCTGGCTCATCCCCGGCGGCACCGAAACCTGGGCCAATGCCGGCCCCCTTTACCACCTCTTTGCAGGGGGATTCCTCTTCGGAATCTCTTTCATGGCCACCGATCCCGTATCCGCCCCCGGCACCAACCCGGGCCGGTGGATTTTCGGCTTTCTCATCGGCTTTCTCACCGTGGTCATCCGGGTGGCCAACCCGGCGTTCATGGAAGGGGCCATGCTGGCCATCCTGTTCATGAATGTATTTGCCCCCCTCCTGGACCACCTGGTAATCAAATACAAAACATCAAAGAGGATCCCAAATGTCTGA
- a CDS encoding NADH:ubiquinone reductase (Na(+)-transporting) subunit F, whose protein sequence is MIYLISILVFTAVIGILVTVLLFVESRVTTQGEHSVTINGNTDAPMKVSGTPTLLSALSARDIFLPSACGGSGSCGMCKCRVTEGGGSILPTELGHLSRREKLEGKRLSCQLKIKEDLAIEVPESIFGIKKVEAEVVSNENVATFIKELVIRPVEKIDFEAGAYIQIDVPEYDLNFKDFHIQSQYVSEWKKYNLMELTAKGIKPGFRAYSLANPPHDNHILMLNVRIATPPPGTAGIPPGFGSSYVFGLNPGDKVTISGPYGDFMARDTGREMCFIGGGAGMAPLRSHILHQLDGINSGRKISFWYGARSLKEMFYDDDFKDLERRYPNFKYNVALSSPEPEDNWTGMTGFIHTHLCNSYLCSHEDPSEIEYYLCGPPPMIDAIINGLYEMGVEDDMIFYDKFS, encoded by the coding sequence ATGATCTACCTTATCAGCATACTGGTTTTTACGGCGGTCATCGGCATCCTGGTCACGGTGCTCCTCTTTGTGGAATCCAGGGTCACCACCCAGGGGGAGCATTCCGTCACTATCAACGGCAACACCGACGCGCCCATGAAAGTCTCCGGCACCCCCACCCTGCTGTCCGCCCTGTCGGCCCGGGATATCTTTCTGCCCTCGGCCTGCGGGGGCTCGGGCTCCTGCGGCATGTGCAAATGCCGGGTCACCGAGGGCGGGGGCAGCATCCTGCCCACTGAACTGGGGCATTTGAGCCGGAGGGAAAAGCTTGAGGGGAAACGCCTCTCCTGCCAGCTTAAAATCAAGGAAGACCTGGCCATTGAGGTGCCCGAATCCATTTTCGGCATCAAAAAAGTGGAAGCCGAAGTGGTGTCCAACGAAAACGTGGCCACCTTTATTAAGGAACTGGTGATCCGGCCCGTGGAAAAAATCGACTTCGAAGCCGGGGCCTATATCCAGATCGACGTGCCCGAATACGACCTCAACTTCAAAGATTTCCACATCCAGAGCCAGTATGTCAGCGAATGGAAAAAATACAACCTCATGGAACTGACCGCCAAGGGCATCAAACCGGGATTCAGGGCCTATTCCCTGGCCAATCCCCCCCATGACAACCACATCCTCATGCTCAACGTCAGGATCGCCACGCCGCCGCCGGGCACGGCCGGCATCCCACCGGGATTCGGCTCATCCTACGTCTTTGGCCTGAACCCCGGTGATAAAGTCACCATTTCCGGCCCTTACGGGGATTTCATGGCCCGGGACACGGGGCGGGAGATGTGCTTCATCGGCGGCGGTGCCGGCATGGCGCCTCTGCGCTCCCACATTCTCCACCAGCTGGACGGCATTAATTCGGGAAGAAAAATCTCCTTCTGGTACGGGGCCCGGTCACTGAAAGAGATGTTCTATGACGATGATTTTAAAGACCTGGAGCGGCGCTATCCCAATTTCAAATACAATGTGGCCCTCTCCTCTCCGGAGCCCGAGGACAATTGGACCGGCATGACCGGGTTCATCCACACCCATCTGTGCAACAGCTACCTGTGCAGCCACGAGGACCCCAGTGAGATCGAATACTACCTCTGCGGCCCCCCGCCCATGATCGACGCCATTATCAACGGGCTATACGAGATGGGGGTGGAGGATGATATGATCTTTTACGACAAGTTCAGTTAG
- the fdhD gene encoding formate dehydrogenase accessory sulfurtransferase FdhD, whose protein sequence is MDTDTPFGEKIPRPITRYREGAFSKEDGFVATEVPVTFMVNGFEAATLMCSPSHLKEFTYGFLFTSGMIQSADEVEEWDCDEKKWRVDVRVKNFADPELLGKRVYTSGCGKGVMYTSVTELASRRPIEIEAQASVQLITNAMGWLAKCSGLHKRTGGVHSAAVCINNEMPQFHIDDIGRHNAVDKVIGALLMEDRGNEDLILLCTGRISSEILHKARRMAIPVLASRGAPTHQSVLLADEMGMTIVGFVRPSNCAVFTHPERITAP, encoded by the coding sequence GTGGACACCGACACCCCCTTTGGAGAAAAAATCCCCAGGCCCATCACCCGATACAGGGAGGGCGCATTCAGTAAAGAAGACGGTTTTGTAGCGACGGAGGTTCCGGTGACCTTTATGGTCAACGGATTTGAAGCCGCCACCCTCATGTGCAGTCCGTCCCATTTAAAGGAATTCACCTACGGCTTTCTATTTACCTCCGGCATGATCCAGTCGGCCGACGAGGTTGAGGAATGGGACTGCGATGAAAAAAAATGGCGGGTGGATGTCCGGGTGAAGAATTTTGCCGATCCCGAGCTTTTGGGAAAACGCGTGTATACATCGGGATGCGGGAAAGGGGTGATGTACACCTCGGTGACGGAACTTGCATCACGCAGGCCCATTGAAATAGAGGCCCAAGCCAGTGTCCAGCTCATTACCAATGCCATGGGATGGCTGGCAAAATGCTCCGGCCTCCATAAAAGAACCGGCGGGGTCCATTCGGCCGCCGTGTGTATCAACAACGAAATGCCCCAGTTCCACATCGACGATATCGGACGGCACAATGCTGTGGACAAGGTCATCGGCGCCCTGCTGATGGAGGACCGGGGAAATGAGGACCTCATCCTATTGTGCACCGGCAGAATATCCTCTGAGATCCTCCACAAGGCCAGGCGGATGGCCATCCCGGTGCTGGCATCCCGGGGGGCCCCCACCCACCAGAGCGTACTGCTGGCCGACGAGATGGGCATGACCATTGTAGGGTTTGTCCGGCCGTCAAATTGCGCCGTATTTACCCATCCGGAAAGGATTACCGCCCCGTAA
- a CDS encoding dihydroorotate dehydrogenase, protein MQTNFLGTPLKTPLVLASGVLGNNKAILERVWANGCGLPTMKSIGPAPRDGHSNPTVIDLGEGMINAVGLPTPGYLNMETEWLELENRDFPVNASIYGGSVEEFVMVAEFVATKRPEFIELNISCPNSDKHGMLFGVNADASYDVVSAVKKAVDIPVIAKLTPAAPDIAAIAKACEEAGADAICAINTAGPGMIIDIESQMPVLDFKKGGLSGPMIKSIAVRCVYDIYKAVSIPIIGLGGITTGKDAIEIIMAGASLVGMGTAVRYRGITAFNKVNKEIDDWLAAHNTTMDEIRGAAHREGK, encoded by the coding sequence ATGCAGACAAATTTTTTGGGAACACCCCTTAAGACCCCCCTGGTCCTGGCCTCGGGGGTTCTTGGTAACAACAAGGCCATACTGGAACGGGTATGGGCAAACGGCTGCGGACTGCCCACCATGAAATCCATCGGCCCCGCCCCCAGGGACGGCCACAGCAACCCCACGGTCATAGACCTGGGAGAGGGCATGATCAATGCCGTGGGCCTGCCCACCCCGGGCTACCTGAACATGGAAACCGAATGGCTGGAACTTGAAAACAGGGACTTTCCCGTCAATGCCTCCATTTACGGGGGATCGGTGGAGGAATTTGTAATGGTGGCGGAATTTGTGGCCACCAAGCGTCCCGAATTCATAGAACTGAACATCTCCTGCCCCAACTCGGACAAGCACGGCATGCTCTTCGGGGTCAATGCCGACGCCTCCTATGATGTTGTCTCGGCCGTGAAAAAAGCCGTGGATATCCCCGTCATTGCCAAACTCACCCCGGCGGCCCCGGACATTGCCGCCATTGCCAAAGCCTGCGAAGAAGCCGGCGCCGACGCCATCTGCGCCATCAACACCGCCGGCCCGGGCATGATCATCGACATTGAATCCCAAATGCCGGTGCTGGACTTTAAAAAAGGGGGGCTTTCCGGCCCCATGATCAAATCCATTGCCGTACGCTGCGTCTATGACATTTACAAGGCGGTCTCCATCCCCATCATCGGACTGGGCGGCATCACCACGGGAAAGGACGCCATAGAGATCATCATGGCAGGCGCTTCCCTTGTGGGCATGGGAACCGCGGTCCGGTATCGGGGCATCACCGCATTCAACAAGGTCAACAAAGAAATAGACGACTGGCTGGCCGCCCACAACACCACCATGGACGAGATCCGGGGCGCGGCCCACAGGGAGGGAAAATGA
- the pyrE gene encoding orotate phosphoribosyltransferase: MSYKEEFIEFLVECDALRFGEFKLKSGRIAPYFINTGMFDTGTQIKKLGGFYARAVQEHFGEDFDGIYGPAYKGIPLCITAATALADLGVDKGYVFNRKEVKTYGDKSAVVGMGLTADTRLILIDDVITSGKAIRESLEVLKNCDNPQVSGIVISVNRQEKGKTDKNALKEVAETLGIPIFAIVTITEIIDYLHNREINGKVVLNDEMKASIEAYRETYGAE, from the coding sequence ATGAGCTATAAAGAAGAATTTATTGAGTTTCTAGTGGAATGCGACGCCCTGAGGTTCGGGGAATTCAAACTGAAAAGCGGCCGTATCGCCCCCTATTTCATCAACACCGGCATGTTCGACACCGGCACCCAGATTAAAAAACTGGGCGGCTTCTACGCCCGGGCCGTACAGGAACATTTCGGAGAGGATTTCGACGGCATCTACGGCCCGGCCTACAAGGGCATCCCCCTGTGCATCACCGCCGCCACCGCCCTGGCCGACCTGGGCGTGGACAAGGGCTATGTCTTCAACCGTAAAGAAGTCAAAACCTACGGGGACAAAAGCGCCGTGGTGGGCATGGGCCTCACCGCCGATACCCGCCTCATCCTCATTGACGATGTCATCACTTCGGGCAAGGCCATCCGGGAATCCCTGGAAGTTCTGAAAAACTGCGACAACCCCCAGGTTTCGGGCATTGTCATCTCCGTCAACCGCCAGGAAAAGGGCAAGACCGATAAAAACGCCCTCAAGGAAGTCGCCGAAACCCTTGGCATCCCCATATTTGCCATTGTCACCATCACGGAAATCATCGACTACCTGCACAACCGTGAAATCAACGGGAAGGTCGTCCTGAATGACGAAATGAAGGCATCCATCGAAGCCTACCGGGAAACCTACGGGGCCGAATAG
- a CDS encoding 4Fe-4S dicluster domain-containing protein, with product MEKLKISRGFTPKLTGKPDMSLIRLPFPSTIGCSAGDIPFIRPKLLVKEGQSVKTGTPLFTDKRDTSIQYVSPATGKVKKILFGERRRLLEVIIEPDTQDEFIQFDPISEATLAQMEKADLVDRLKQGGLWQGLRQFPAKDTAEPDHTPAMIIVSLNGNDIFSPHPAVVLKENMDAFLTGLALLRRFSHRLVITAREDCLDDLQNLSPDMGGLITHVTDTAYPAWNPGAVLYQLKETQAENSSWCISLAHLVMMGQFLMTGHYPVDKIITATRGEYNRPHILIRQGAPVNTLTAPAAPGGMVTTGRFNGRILDPVTHLGFFENTLNIIDGAPEDEMFGFVRPGLGKPTVSATFLSSLFKKPAQMDCTLHGEPRACINCSYCERICPNDLLPSFIMKALHADEIEEALELGLLDCCQCGLCAYTCPSKIELAKILADGMDSHYKDSQYKD from the coding sequence CTTCCACCATCGGATGCTCTGCCGGGGATATCCCCTTTATCCGGCCCAAATTGCTGGTTAAAGAAGGGCAATCCGTTAAAACCGGCACCCCCTTGTTCACCGATAAAAGGGATACCTCAATACAATATGTATCACCGGCAACAGGAAAAGTAAAAAAAATCCTCTTCGGAGAAAGGCGGCGGCTTCTGGAAGTGATTATCGAGCCGGATACCCAGGATGAATTCATCCAGTTCGATCCCATATCTGAAGCGACCCTGGCCCAAATGGAAAAGGCCGATCTGGTGGACCGGCTGAAACAAGGCGGCCTATGGCAGGGATTGCGGCAGTTTCCGGCAAAGGATACGGCAGAGCCGGACCATACCCCGGCAATGATCATCGTCTCCCTGAACGGCAACGATATCTTTTCCCCCCACCCCGCCGTGGTCCTCAAGGAAAATATGGACGCCTTTCTCACGGGGCTGGCACTGCTGCGGCGGTTTTCCCACCGGCTGGTGATCACCGCCCGTGAGGACTGCCTGGACGACCTGCAGAACCTGTCGCCGGATATGGGCGGGCTCATCACCCATGTTACCGACACCGCCTATCCGGCATGGAACCCCGGCGCCGTGCTTTACCAGCTCAAAGAGACCCAGGCAGAAAACAGTTCATGGTGCATCAGCCTGGCCCACCTGGTCATGATGGGACAATTCCTTATGACCGGACACTACCCAGTGGACAAAATAATCACCGCCACCCGGGGAGAATACAACAGGCCACACATTCTCATCCGCCAGGGCGCACCCGTCAACACCCTCACCGCACCGGCCGCACCGGGGGGCATGGTGACCACGGGCCGTTTCAACGGCCGGATCCTTGATCCCGTCACCCACCTGGGCTTTTTTGAAAACACGCTCAATATCATTGACGGGGCCCCGGAGGACGAAATGTTCGGCTTTGTCCGGCCCGGCCTGGGCAAACCCACCGTCTCCGCCACCTTTTTATCTTCATTATTCAAAAAGCCGGCCCAGATGGACTGCACCCTCCACGGGGAACCAAGGGCCTGCATCAACTGCTCCTACTGCGAGAGGATCTGCCCCAACGATCTTTTGCCCAGCTTCATCATGAAGGCCCTGCATGCCGATGAAATCGAAGAAGCCCTGGAGCTTGGACTGCTTGACTGCTGCCAGTGCGGGCTCTGCGCCTACACCTGCCCCTCCAAGATTGAACTGGCCAAGATCCTGGCCGATGGCATGGACTCCCATTACAAGGATTCCCAATACAAGGATTGA